In Proteiniborus sp. DW1, a single window of DNA contains:
- the flgC gene encoding flagellar basal body rod protein FlgC has product MKIFKSIDISATGMTAERTRMEIIAKNIANANVTRTSSGTPYRRQKVVFKQNETSPFSVYLSKYSNKLHNAKGVKVSEIIEDQTPFKQIYEPGHPDADDNGYVQMPNVDITTEMVDMISATRAYEANMSAINSSKNMALKALEIGR; this is encoded by the coding sequence TTGAAAATATTTAAATCCATTGATATTAGTGCAACTGGAATGACTGCTGAAAGAACAAGAATGGAGATAATTGCAAAAAATATTGCAAATGCTAATGTAACACGAACTAGCAGTGGAACTCCGTATAGAAGACAAAAGGTAGTATTTAAGCAAAATGAAACGTCGCCGTTTTCAGTTTATTTGTCAAAGTACTCAAATAAATTACATAATGCTAAGGGTGTAAAAGTAAGTGAGATAATTGAAGATCAAACTCCATTTAAACAGATATATGAACCAGGTCATCCTGATGCCGATGATAATGGGTATGTGCAAATGCCTAATGTTGATATAACTACTGAAATGGTAGATATGATATCTGCTACAAGAGCTTATGAAGCAAATATGAGTGCAATAAATTCGTCTAAAAATATGGCTTTAAAAGCTTTAGAGATAGGACGTTAA
- a CDS encoding FliH/SctL family protein yields MSSIIKSSQVRIVKKTESISHEQDIGAEVLADKIAEAKKLANSIVENAKIEAGKIVSKAIKDSEKILEDTHLKVKSICDKARGEGYKAGYDEGYAEGKETSDELIREANEIKKGYLKEREIVLSNIEKDVVNMVITLCEKIINQKIIDDEEAIISVVLKGIDSLNVKENLIIKVSKDDYDIVEMSKQRILAKANLIEDIEVRIDSTLSKGGCIIEGSKGNVDVSVDLQIEEMKKLLTTLLNSE; encoded by the coding sequence TTGTCTAGTATTATTAAGTCTTCTCAAGTTAGGATTGTTAAAAAAACCGAATCTATAAGCCACGAACAGGATATAGGTGCAGAGGTACTAGCTGACAAGATAGCGGAAGCAAAAAAACTAGCAAACTCAATTGTAGAAAATGCAAAAATTGAAGCAGGAAAAATAGTTTCAAAAGCAATAAAGGATTCTGAAAAAATACTTGAGGATACACATCTGAAAGTAAAGAGCATTTGTGACAAGGCTAGAGGAGAAGGATATAAAGCAGGATATGATGAAGGTTATGCTGAGGGAAAAGAAACTTCTGATGAATTAATAAGGGAAGCTAATGAGATTAAAAAAGGATATTTAAAAGAAAGAGAGATAGTTCTTTCTAATATAGAAAAAGATGTTGTTAATATGGTGATAACTCTATGTGAAAAAATTATTAATCAGAAAATTATAGATGACGAGGAAGCCATAATCTCAGTAGTATTAAAAGGAATAGATAGTCTAAATGTAAAAGAAAATCTAATTATTAAAGTTTCTAAAGACGATTATGACATTGTTGAAATGTCTAAACAGAGAATATTAGCCAAGGCAAATTTGATTGAGGATATAGAAGTAAGAATAGACTCTACATTATCCAAAGGTGGCTGTATAATTGAAGGTTCTAAGGGCAATGTGGATGTTAGTGTCGATTTGCAAATAGAAGAAATGAAAAAACTTTTAACTACTTTACTTAACAGTGAGTGA
- the fliE gene encoding flagellar hook-basal body complex protein FliE, whose product MRIENINDFLIKNSNSVSTNKTNETSSFNEVLKGVLDEVNQLQKDSDNYTKLLALGQVDNVHDVTIASEKAKLALQMTLTVRNKVVDAYKEIMRMQV is encoded by the coding sequence ATGAGAATTGAAAACATCAATGATTTTTTAATAAAAAACAGTAACAGTGTATCTACAAATAAAACAAACGAAACTTCATCTTTTAATGAGGTGTTGAAAGGTGTTTTAGATGAAGTTAATCAATTACAAAAGGATTCAGATAATTACACAAAGCTTTTAGCTTTAGGTCAAGTTGATAATGTTCATGATGTAACAATAGCTTCAGAAAAAGCCAAATTAGCACTTCAGATGACTCTTACCGTTAGAAATAAGGTAGTCGATGCCTATAAAGAAATAATGAGGATGCAAGTATAA
- the fliI gene encoding flagellar protein export ATPase FliI — protein MQTINLQKYIDTIEGVDFIKYNGEITKVTGLTIESKGPQSNIGELCYIKPFNSNRYIMAEVVGFKEDKILLMPFGDMEGIGPGSKVIASGHTLQVSVGEELVGRILDGLGNPMDGKGDIFTIRKYPVSNMPPNPLQRTKISEVLPLGVKSIDGLLTCGMGQRIGIFAGSGVGKSTLMGMIARNAKSDINVIGLIGERGREVREFIENDLGEEGLKNSVVVVATSDQPALVRMKGALLTTAIAEYFRDRGKNVMLMMDSLTRFSMAQREIGLAIGEPPVTRGFTPSVFSVLPKLLERAGTSSNGSITGLYTVLVDGDDMNEPITDAVRGILDGHIVLTRKLANQNHYPAIDVLQSVSRVMPNICSKEHINMSNEIKDILATYREAEDLINIGAYKMGSNPKIDRAISIIDQIHDFLKQDKDSNYTFEEIIEMIKNIINSSNTD, from the coding sequence ATGCAAACTATCAATTTACAAAAATATATAGATACCATAGAAGGTGTAGATTTTATTAAATATAATGGTGAAATTACAAAAGTAACAGGATTAACGATAGAGTCAAAAGGTCCTCAGTCAAATATTGGAGAGTTATGCTACATTAAGCCTTTTAACTCTAATAGATATATAATGGCTGAAGTAGTTGGATTCAAGGAAGACAAAATTCTGCTAATGCCATTTGGAGATATGGAGGGAATTGGTCCTGGGAGCAAAGTGATTGCAAGTGGACATACTTTACAGGTTAGCGTAGGAGAAGAATTAGTAGGAAGGATATTGGATGGGCTGGGAAATCCAATGGATGGAAAAGGGGATATATTTACAATTAGAAAGTATCCTGTTTCCAATATGCCTCCTAATCCACTTCAAAGAACAAAAATCTCTGAAGTGCTGCCTTTAGGTGTTAAATCCATAGATGGATTGTTAACTTGTGGTATGGGTCAAAGAATAGGAATTTTTGCAGGAAGTGGAGTAGGTAAAAGTACCTTGATGGGTATGATTGCAAGAAATGCAAAGTCTGATATTAATGTTATTGGTCTTATAGGTGAAAGAGGTAGAGAAGTAAGAGAATTTATTGAAAATGACTTAGGTGAAGAAGGGCTTAAAAATTCTGTCGTAGTAGTAGCTACTTCAGATCAGCCCGCTTTAGTTAGGATGAAAGGAGCCCTACTAACCACTGCCATAGCTGAATATTTTAGAGATAGAGGCAAAAACGTTATGCTTATGATGGATTCCTTAACAAGATTCTCTATGGCTCAGAGAGAGATAGGCTTAGCTATTGGCGAACCGCCAGTAACTCGTGGTTTTACACCATCAGTGTTCTCTGTACTACCTAAGCTTCTTGAAAGAGCGGGCACATCATCAAATGGTAGTATCACAGGCCTATATACAGTATTGGTAGATGGAGATGATATGAATGAGCCAATAACAGATGCTGTAAGGGGTATATTAGATGGACATATAGTACTTACTAGAAAATTGGCAAACCAAAATCATTATCCAGCAATTGATGTATTACAAAGTGTTAGTAGAGTAATGCCCAATATATGCTCTAAGGAACATATAAATATGTCAAATGAAATAAAGGATATTTTAGCAACTTATAGGGAGGCAGAGGATTTAATAAATATTGGCGCTTACAAGATGGGCTCGAATCCTAAAATTGATAGGGCAATAAGTATAATAGACCAGATTCATGACTTTTTAAAACAAGATAAAGATTCAAACTACACTTTTGAAGAGATAATTGAAATGATAAAAAATATAATTAATAGTTCTAATACTGACTAA
- the flgB gene encoding flagellar basal body rod protein FlgB — MINRLFNTADFLKIALDGASLRHIAISDNIANVNTPGYKRKTVDFEGLLKDELEKNRLKLYTTNNRHIKGSQSFSLDSIVKENRNYSVRRDENGVNIDVEIAERAKNEIYYSAISRQISRQFDSIYSVINEGGR; from the coding sequence GTGATCAATAGGTTATTTAACACAGCGGATTTTCTTAAAATAGCTCTTGATGGTGCGTCTTTAAGGCATATTGCTATTTCAGACAATATCGCAAACGTCAATACTCCAGGGTATAAAAGAAAAACAGTTGATTTTGAGGGTTTGCTGAAAGATGAGTTAGAAAAAAACAGATTAAAACTTTATACTACTAACAACAGACATATTAAAGGAAGTCAAAGTTTCAGCTTAGATTCAATTGTTAAAGAAAACAGAAATTACTCTGTTAGAAGAGATGAAAATGGTGTGAATATTGATGTTGAGATAGCAGAAAGAGCAAAGAATGAAATCTATTATAGTGCTATAAGTAGACAAATATCAAGGCAATTTGATTCTATTTATTCTGTAATAAACGAAGGAGGTAGATAA
- the fliG gene encoding flagellar motor switch protein FliG — MSRKQTMKGKEKAAVLLITLGPQKSAEIFKHLTDEEIEELTLEIANMRVVSPEEKDSVLDSFYQLCLAQEYISEGGINYAKDVLERALGSQKAVDIINKLTASLQVRPFEFIRKADPNQILNYIQNEHPQTIALILAYLMPTQAAQILAKLPADKQADVARRIAVMDRTSPEVIKEIERVIESKFSTLVSQDYTAAGGLSTIVSILNSVDRGTEKYIMEELDIKDAELSEEIRKRMFVFEDIVTLDSRSIQRFVREIDNSKWAIALKSASDEVRDVVFSNMSKRLVEMIKEDMEFMGPVRIKDIEEAQQNIVNVIRKLEEEGEIVTPRGGDDVIV, encoded by the coding sequence ATGTCTAGAAAACAAACTATGAAGGGTAAAGAGAAGGCGGCAGTCCTTTTAATAACTCTTGGACCGCAGAAATCAGCAGAAATTTTCAAACACTTAACCGATGAGGAAATTGAAGAGTTAACCCTTGAAATAGCAAACATGAGAGTTGTTTCGCCTGAAGAAAAGGATAGCGTTCTAGATAGTTTTTATCAGCTATGCCTAGCACAGGAGTACATATCTGAAGGTGGCATTAATTATGCAAAGGATGTATTGGAGAGAGCTTTAGGCTCTCAAAAAGCAGTTGATATTATTAATAAATTAACTGCTTCACTACAAGTGAGACCCTTTGAATTTATTAGGAAGGCAGACCCTAATCAAATACTTAACTATATACAAAATGAGCATCCACAAACTATAGCACTGATTTTAGCTTATTTGATGCCTACTCAAGCTGCACAGATATTAGCCAAACTACCTGCTGATAAACAGGCAGATGTAGCAAGAAGAATTGCAGTAATGGATAGAACGTCTCCTGAGGTAATAAAAGAAATTGAACGTGTAATAGAAAGCAAGTTTTCAACATTGGTTTCGCAAGATTACACTGCAGCTGGTGGACTATCTACAATTGTATCTATACTTAATTCTGTTGATAGAGGTACAGAGAAGTACATTATGGAAGAGCTTGATATAAAAGATGCAGAACTATCTGAAGAAATTAGAAAGAGAATGTTTGTATTTGAAGATATAGTAACTCTTGATAGTAGATCTATTCAAAGATTTGTTAGAGAGATTGATAATAGCAAATGGGCTATTGCTCTTAAGAGTGCAAGTGATGAAGTTAGAGATGTTGTTTTCAGCAATATGTCTAAGCGTTTAGTTGAAATGATTAAAGAAGATATGGAGTTTATGGGACCTGTAAGAATTAAAGATATTGAAGAGGCTCAGCAAAACATTGTTAATGTTATTAGAAAACTAGAAGAAGAAGGTGAAATAGTAACGCCTAGAGGAGGAGATGATGTCATTGTCTAG
- the fliF gene encoding flagellar basal-body MS-ring/collar protein FliF, producing MGESIQQMTGQLNEFWNNLEKKKKIKLIVGSLLLLISITALILFITRTKYTVLYSGLNLSEAATVTKKLDEINIQWKDENNGTTILVPENMVSKAKMELAAEGIPKGRYGREDALNDSSWTMTEYDKKQRANYGRENDLALDIEKIDGVEEASVFLNIPESTSYILNNAEKPSASVFVTLSRGKTLTANQVRGIQDHVGRAVGMEPENVSVVDDSGRVLTVTDENQEEFDLTEQLNMQQGIQERINKSIKDFLESVFGYGNVVVRSGVKVNFDSEFTSIQEFNPPVEGMEEGLVRSMEKIEEQMENMIEGGIPGVDSNVDDITDYVQQNGENSKYNKASETINFELNEINKQIRRAPGQVESITVAIILNKDALPDSELTDDFRKEIADLIYAATGLDTKQVEVSAMKFNDTLLAEDNLVKKVEESGQSWLWYLLLAIPIIGGVATVIIIRRRKREEADINEIIEQKASEMAIVEDIDFDSEKSKVKEQISKFVDKKPDAVAQLLRTWLNED from the coding sequence GTGGGAGAATCCATACAGCAAATGACAGGGCAATTAAATGAGTTTTGGAATAACCTCGAAAAAAAGAAAAAAATCAAGCTAATAGTTGGAAGCTTACTATTACTTATTAGTATAACTGCACTAATTCTCTTTATTACTAGAACCAAGTATACTGTGCTTTATAGTGGTTTAAATTTAAGTGAGGCAGCAACAGTTACAAAAAAGCTTGATGAAATTAATATACAGTGGAAGGACGAGAATAATGGAACTACTATACTAGTTCCTGAAAATATGGTAAGTAAGGCAAAAATGGAATTGGCTGCTGAAGGTATACCTAAAGGAAGATATGGTAGAGAAGATGCATTAAATGACTCAAGTTGGACAATGACCGAATATGATAAAAAGCAAAGGGCGAATTATGGGCGCGAAAATGATTTGGCTTTAGATATTGAAAAAATAGATGGGGTAGAGGAAGCTTCAGTTTTTTTAAATATACCAGAAAGCACTAGCTATATTTTAAATAATGCCGAAAAACCCTCTGCATCAGTATTTGTTACTCTTTCTAGAGGGAAGACATTAACTGCAAACCAAGTACGAGGAATTCAAGACCATGTAGGAAGAGCAGTAGGTATGGAACCTGAAAATGTTTCTGTTGTTGATGATTCAGGAAGAGTTTTGACAGTTACGGACGAAAATCAAGAGGAGTTTGACTTAACTGAACAGCTTAATATGCAACAAGGGATACAGGAAAGGATCAATAAGAGTATTAAGGATTTTCTTGAGAGTGTTTTTGGGTACGGTAATGTTGTCGTAAGATCAGGAGTAAAAGTAAACTTTGATTCAGAATTTACCAGTATACAAGAATTTAATCCACCTGTTGAAGGCATGGAAGAAGGCTTAGTAAGAAGCATGGAAAAAATTGAAGAACAAATGGAAAACATGATAGAGGGTGGCATACCTGGTGTAGATTCAAATGTTGATGATATTACAGATTATGTTCAACAAAATGGCGAAAATTCGAAGTACAATAAAGCAAGTGAGACTATTAACTTTGAATTAAATGAGATAAATAAGCAAATAAGGAGAGCACCTGGACAAGTTGAGTCTATAACTGTTGCTATCATATTAAATAAAGATGCCTTACCTGATAGTGAATTAACCGATGATTTCAGGAAGGAAATTGCTGACTTAATTTATGCAGCAACTGGTCTTGATACAAAGCAAGTTGAAGTAAGTGCTATGAAGTTTAACGATACATTATTAGCTGAAGATAATCTTGTAAAAAAAGTGGAAGAAAGCGGACAATCTTGGCTTTGGTATTTGCTCTTAGCAATACCGATTATTGGTGGAGTGGCTACAGTAATAATTATTAGAAGAAGAAAACGTGAAGAGGCTGACATCAATGAAATAATAGAACAAAAGGCTAGTGAAATGGCTATTGTTGAAGACATTGATTTTGATTCTGAAAAATCTAAGGTTAAAGAACAGATTAGCAAATTTGTTGACAAAAAACCTGATGCTGTGGCACAACTTTTAAGAACTTGGTTGAATGAGGATTAG
- the codY gene encoding GTP-sensing pleiotropic transcriptional regulator CodY — MSESLLLMTRRLNKILQNTGSQPVSFAELSKALSEILDANVYISSRKGRVLGFALHEGFECGILHTEVVEERRFPEEYNNELLKITETKENIKETSECVFDQISNCDYQDKITTVIPLISGGTRLGTLVLARFGREFSEDDLVLSEYSATIVGMEILRSKTEEIEEEARKKAIVQMAIGTLSYSELEAIEHIFKELDGNEGLLVASKIADRVGITRSVIVNALRKFESAGVIESRSLGMKGTHIKILNDKLLDELKKLRES, encoded by the coding sequence ATGAGTGAAAGTTTACTGCTTATGACTAGAAGACTTAATAAGATATTGCAGAATACAGGTTCGCAGCCCGTTTCCTTTGCAGAACTAAGCAAGGCATTATCTGAGATACTAGATGCAAACGTATATATTTCAAGTAGGAAGGGTAGGGTTCTTGGTTTTGCGCTTCATGAAGGCTTTGAATGTGGAATACTTCATACAGAAGTAGTTGAGGAAAGACGTTTTCCAGAAGAATACAATAATGAATTGCTAAAAATAACTGAAACTAAAGAAAATATTAAGGAAACATCAGAATGTGTATTTGATCAGATTTCAAATTGTGATTATCAAGATAAAATAACAACTGTAATTCCATTAATAAGTGGAGGGACAAGATTAGGAACTCTTGTGCTAGCGAGATTTGGAAGGGAGTTTTCTGAGGATGATTTAGTTCTATCTGAATATAGCGCTACTATTGTTGGAATGGAAATACTAAGATCAAAAACAGAAGAAATTGAAGAAGAAGCAAGAAAAAAAGCAATAGTCCAAATGGCTATAGGTACACTTTCATATTCAGAGCTTGAGGCCATAGAACACATATTTAAAGAATTAGATGGAAATGAAGGATTATTAGTAGCTAGTAAGATAGCAGATAGGGTAGGCATTACTAGATCTGTTATTGTAAATGCGTTAAGAAAATTTGAAAGTGCTGGCGTAATTGAATCTAGGTCTTTAGGTATGAAAGGAACACATATAAAAATACTAAATGATAAGCTTTTAGATGAGCTGAAAAAATTAAGGGAAAGTTGA